Proteins from a genomic interval of Watersipora subatra chromosome 10, tzWatSuba1.1, whole genome shotgun sequence:
- the LOC137405819 gene encoding nucleoporin p54-like: MAGFTTGFSFGAKTATTTASAFSFGKPATAPVSTTASFGFGSNLTTTTAAPSFGFGTPASTSLGGFGVKTTTTTAPTFSFGGLTAKPTTSAPTLNFGTGGTTSLFGSRTTASTFSFGPSAATSTTAASSGLGAQVTQSNEALVMAAVHMPRVFNDERDGILTKWNQLQAFWGTGKGYVTQNSSASFSPENPFCYFKAVGYSFMPKTKDEDGLVALITNKTLSDLENNQQASVTFLSGLLGNQPTLSVCVESVRELPDKKTEMVIYVQERLPNGSVRKVSAAQLHKALCQGNVSTQLKTAGVEQAIPKASMSASALKYYLETPPAGLDPILWDQAKKDNPDPENLLPVPMVGFAEVYRRIKHQEQQCMCHQDRLDVIEGEIKSLQQIHATSMSRIEDYKRKHLNLSHRVLKVIVQQEIHRKMGYGILAEEEQLRIKLEAIQQELNAPTQFKSRLSELLSQIRLQNQTLATTPAEGQGQLDKIYMAEIKAHLAQQQKGLQELIGIVKDDLADLALIEAGYADAPQR; encoded by the exons ATGGCAGGTTTTACCACAG GATTCTCATTTGGGGCCAAAACTGCCACAACGACTGCGAGTGCCTTCAGTTTCGGCAAGCCTGCTACTGCTCCAGTCTCTACGACAGCGTCATTTGGTTTTGGCAGCAATTTAACTACAACTACTGCCGCTCCATCATTTGGCTTTGGCACACCCGCCTCAACCAGTCTCGGTGGTTTCGGTGTTAAAACAACCACGACCACTGCGCCAACTTTTAGTTTTGGAGGATTGACTGCTAAACCAACCACAAGTGCGCCTACTCTCAATTTTGGTACCGGTGGAACCACATCTCTTTTTGGGAGTCGGACAACGGCGAGCACTTTCAGTTTTGGGCCCTCAGCTGCAACATCTACTACTGCTGCCAGCTCTGGATTAG GAGCTCAGGTAACTCAGAGCAATGAAGCGCTTGTCATGGCCGCCGTGCACATGCCCCGAGTCTTTAATGATGAACGAGATGGAATTCTTACCAAGTGGAACCAGCTTCAA GCATTCTGGGGGACTGGCAAAGGCTATGTTACACAGAACAGTTCTGCCTCCTTTTCACCAGAGAACCCGTTCTGTTATTTCAAG GCGGTTGGCTACAGCTTCATGCCAAAGACCAAGGATGAGGATGGGCTCGTTGCGTTGATCACTAACAAAACGCTTTCTGACCTTGAGAACAATCAACAAGCTTCTGTTACTTTTCTCTCTGGCCTTCTCGGCAACCAGCCTACACTTAGCGTTTGCGTTGAGTCAGTACGCGAGCTGCCTGATAAGAA AACTGAGATGGTGATATACGTTCAGGAGAGGCTGCCAAATGGCAGCGTGCGAAAGGTGTCAGCAGCGCAGCTACATAAGGCTTTATGCCAGGGCAATGTCAGCACGCAACTAAAGACAGCAGGTGTTGAGCAGGCGATTCCTAAGGCTTCTATGTCTGCATCAGCCTTGAAGTATTATCTAGAGACCCCACCTGCAG GTCTCGATCCAATTCTCTGGGACCAAGCCAAAAAAGACAACCCAGATCCGGAAAACCTTCTTCCGGTGCCCATGGTTGGGTTTGCAGAGGTCTATAGACGGATTAAGCACCAGGAACAGCAGTGCATGTGTCACCAAGATAGACTTGAT GTCATAGAAGGTGAGATAAAGTCGCTCCAACAGATTCACGCTACAAGTATGTCCCGCATCGAGGATTACAAGCGCAAGCACCTTAACCTCAGCCATAGAGTCCTTAAGGTCATAGTTCAACAGGAAATACATAGAAAGATGGGATATGGTATATTAGCAGAAGAGGAACAACTTAGAATAAAATTAGAAGCTATCCAACAGGAGTTGAACGCTCCAACTCAGTTCAAG AGTCGGCTGAGCGAGCTATTGTCCCAAATTCGATTGCAAAACCAGACATTAGCAACGACGCCAGCAgaaggtcaaggacaattgGATAAAATATACATGGCTGAGATCAAAGCA CATTTGGCACAGCAACAAAAAGGCCTTCAGGAGTTGATTGGCATTGTTAAAGATGATCTCGCTGATCTTGCCCTGATTGAGGCTGGCTATGCAGATGCCCCGCAGAGGTAG
- the LOC137406347 gene encoding uncharacterized protein yields the protein MEMKNDCPETFSAELGLPQTISGLNIWPPKDPNVTTRDVYCASNRGERRGNFAVNPEWTSEDKTFPPRTARTIGRVYEPNATDFHGARDLHAKSWEQARIYPGHGSNTHHALPGYTPYVHQPLHYRDGKQEIGDSWPYNQFNPPIPDSSIGQLPQQTSRPRTATGAYFIHFPEDNSQYTRELNDLHAVHVNDRMTGGKPDIETREFTRSNREITYGYNRALVDKNPYADTVSLPQPFSSGGHRDITDLFAQTYSRNLPQMLFRKAQHAHAPWHAYMTFCDWGEPARQPKAVA from the exons ATGGAGATGAAAAACGACTGTCCCGAGACGTTTTCTGCAGAGTTGGGTCTGCCACAAACCATCTCTGGTCTGAACATTTG gCCACCAAAAGACCCTAATGTGACAACTCGAGATGTTTAT TGTGCAAGCAACCGCGGGGAAAGGAGAGGGAACTTTGCAGTCAACCCTGAATGGACATCCGAAGATAAAACATTTCCACCGAGGACAGCTAGAACTATTGGTCGAGTGTATGAACCAAATGCTACTGACTTTCATGGAGCAAGAGACTTACACGCTAAATCATGGGAGCAAGCGAGAATTTACCCAGGTCATGGGTCTAACACTCACCACGCATTACCAGG GTACACCCCCTACGTGCATCAGCCTCTGCACTACAGAGACGGCAAACAAGAAATTGGGGATTCTTGGCCATACAACCAATTCAATCCTCCTATTCCAGATTCCTCGATAGGTCAACTGCCACAGCAGACGTCTCGCCCTCGCACTGCCACAGGAGCATACTTCATTCATTTCCCAGAAGACAACAGCCAGTACACAAGAGAACTTAACGACTTGCATGCTGTTCATGTCAATGATAGGATGACTGGAGGAAAACCAGACATCGAGACCCGCGAGTTCACCAGAAGCAACCGAGAAATTACATATGGTTATAACCGAGCTCTTGTAGACAAGAATCCATATGCCGATACCGTCAGTCTCCCACAGCCATTCAGCTCCGGGGGACACAGAGATATTACAGATCTATTTGCTCAAACCTATTCTCGTAATCTGCCGCAAATGCTGTTCCGCAAAGCGCAACACGCTCACGCACCATGGCATGCCTACATGACTTTTTGTGATTGGGGCGAGCCTGCACGGCAACCCAAGGCTGTGGCATAA
- the LOC137405906 gene encoding patatin-like phospholipase domain-containing protein 4 isoform X3: MPTFKIPTAISFSGCGFIGVYHIGLVRCLQIYGKQVIPHITKYGGASAGSLAAAVFAICPHKVLECKKLVYDLGEQVRKTRFGALNTGFNLSEHVEKLVDSVLPADAHELANDRVFISVTRKSCGKNFIISRYESRSELIQCLVSSSHIPFYSGSKYPIFRGEKYYDGGFTDNLIDFKKEETIYVTPFAGGQTYICPDDPITSFNYTVKNQNFCLNINNLARGFDALRPPSSKALETYYEQGFVDGLRYLAKLSKVGHQC; this comes from the exons ATGCCAACTTTTAAAATTCCGACAGCTATATCGTTCTCCGGTTGTGGCTTCATTGGTGTGTACCACATTGGCCTTGTGCGATGTTTACAAATATATGGGAAGCAGGTTATTCCGCACATCACCAAATACGGTGGAGCAAGCGCTGGCAGCCTAGCTGCAGCCGTCTTTGCAATTTGTCCACATAAAGTACTGGAATGTAAGAAATTGGTGTATGATCTTGGAGAGCAAGTCAGAAAAACACGCTTCGGTGCCCTAAATACTGGATTTAATCTTTCAGAGCATGTTGAGAAACTTGTTGACTCAGTTTTACCTGCTGATGCGCATGAGCTTGCCAATGACAGAGTCTTTATATCTGTTACCCGCAAAAGCTGCGGTAAAAACTTTATAATCTCAAGGTACGAGTCAAGAAGTGAACTTATACAA TGTCTGGTCAGCAGCTCTCATATTCCTTTCTACTCTGGAAGCAAGTATCCCATCTTCCGCGGAGAG AAATACTACGATGGAGGATTCACGGATAACCTTATAGATTTCAAAAAGGAAGAGACTATTTATGTGACTCCATTTGCTGGAGGGCAGACCTACATCTGTCCGGATGACCCAATCACTTCCTTTAACTACACTGTCAAAAACCAGAACTTTTGCTTGAATATAAACAATCTGGCTCGAGGATTTGATGCACTACGACCTCCTTCCTCCAAGGCTTTAGAAAC ATACTATGAACAAGGATTTGTAGACGGTCTCCGTTACCTGGCAAAGCTAAGCAAAG TGGGCCATCAGTGCTGA
- the LOC137405906 gene encoding patatin-like phospholipase domain-containing protein 4 isoform X2 yields MPTFKIPTAISFSGCGFIGVYHIGLVRCLQIYGKQVIPHITKYGGASAGSLAAAVFAICPHKVLECKKLVYDLGEQVRKTRFGALNTGFNLSEHVEKLVDSVLPADAHELANDRVFISVTRKSCGKNFIISRYESRSELIQCLVSSSHIPFYSGSKYPIFRGEKYYDGGFTDNLIDFKKEETIYVTPFAGGQTYICPDDPITSFNYTVKNQNFCLNINNLARGFDALRPPSSKALETYYEQGFVDGLRYLAKLSKDGIRN; encoded by the exons ATGCCAACTTTTAAAATTCCGACAGCTATATCGTTCTCCGGTTGTGGCTTCATTGGTGTGTACCACATTGGCCTTGTGCGATGTTTACAAATATATGGGAAGCAGGTTATTCCGCACATCACCAAATACGGTGGAGCAAGCGCTGGCAGCCTAGCTGCAGCCGTCTTTGCAATTTGTCCACATAAAGTACTGGAATGTAAGAAATTGGTGTATGATCTTGGAGAGCAAGTCAGAAAAACACGCTTCGGTGCCCTAAATACTGGATTTAATCTTTCAGAGCATGTTGAGAAACTTGTTGACTCAGTTTTACCTGCTGATGCGCATGAGCTTGCCAATGACAGAGTCTTTATATCTGTTACCCGCAAAAGCTGCGGTAAAAACTTTATAATCTCAAGGTACGAGTCAAGAAGTGAACTTATACAA TGTCTGGTCAGCAGCTCTCATATTCCTTTCTACTCTGGAAGCAAGTATCCCATCTTCCGCGGAGAG AAATACTACGATGGAGGATTCACGGATAACCTTATAGATTTCAAAAAGGAAGAGACTATTTATGTGACTCCATTTGCTGGAGGGCAGACCTACATCTGTCCGGATGACCCAATCACTTCCTTTAACTACACTGTCAAAAACCAGAACTTTTGCTTGAATATAAACAATCTGGCTCGAGGATTTGATGCACTACGACCTCCTTCCTCCAAGGCTTTAGAAAC ATACTATGAACAAGGATTTGTAGACGGTCTCCGTTACCTGGCAAAGCTAAGCAAAG ATGGTATTAGGAACTGA
- the LOC137405906 gene encoding patatin-like phospholipase domain-containing protein 4 isoform X1 — MPTFKIPTAISFSGCGFIGVYHIGLVRCLQIYGKQVIPHITKYGGASAGSLAAAVFAICPHKVLECKKLVYDLGEQVRKTRFGALNTGFNLSEHVEKLVDSVLPADAHELANDRVFISVTRKSCGKNFIISRYESRSELIQCLVSSSHIPFYSGSKYPIFRGEKYYDGGFTDNLIDFKKEETIYVTPFAGGQTYICPDDPITSFNYTVKNQNFCLNINNLARGFDALRPPSSKALETYYEQGFVDGLRYLAKLSKGNSSVFELPFGNVNPRTRDILLNSVANSRFRPTRSRASTKVSNSSQVSVRYKRKRSLKGKVENKDQVQKTEALI; from the exons ATGCCAACTTTTAAAATTCCGACAGCTATATCGTTCTCCGGTTGTGGCTTCATTGGTGTGTACCACATTGGCCTTGTGCGATGTTTACAAATATATGGGAAGCAGGTTATTCCGCACATCACCAAATACGGTGGAGCAAGCGCTGGCAGCCTAGCTGCAGCCGTCTTTGCAATTTGTCCACATAAAGTACTGGAATGTAAGAAATTGGTGTATGATCTTGGAGAGCAAGTCAGAAAAACACGCTTCGGTGCCCTAAATACTGGATTTAATCTTTCAGAGCATGTTGAGAAACTTGTTGACTCAGTTTTACCTGCTGATGCGCATGAGCTTGCCAATGACAGAGTCTTTATATCTGTTACCCGCAAAAGCTGCGGTAAAAACTTTATAATCTCAAGGTACGAGTCAAGAAGTGAACTTATACAA TGTCTGGTCAGCAGCTCTCATATTCCTTTCTACTCTGGAAGCAAGTATCCCATCTTCCGCGGAGAG AAATACTACGATGGAGGATTCACGGATAACCTTATAGATTTCAAAAAGGAAGAGACTATTTATGTGACTCCATTTGCTGGAGGGCAGACCTACATCTGTCCGGATGACCCAATCACTTCCTTTAACTACACTGTCAAAAACCAGAACTTTTGCTTGAATATAAACAATCTGGCTCGAGGATTTGATGCACTACGACCTCCTTCCTCCAAGGCTTTAGAAAC ATACTATGAACAAGGATTTGTAGACGGTCTCCGTTACCTGGCAAAGCTAAGCAAAGGTAATTCCAGTGTATTCGAGTTGCCATTTGGTAATGTGAATCCAAGGACTCGTGACATCCTTCTTAATTCAGTGGCAAACTCGCGGTTCCGTCCAACTCGCTCTCGAGCCAGTACTAAAGTATCAAACTCGTCTCAAGTCTCTGTGAGATACAAAAGAAAAAGGAGTTTGAAAGGAAAAGTTGAAAATAAAGATCAAGTACAAAAAACTGAagcattaatataa